The Myxocyprinus asiaticus isolate MX2 ecotype Aquarium Trade chromosome 39, UBuf_Myxa_2, whole genome shotgun sequence genome window below encodes:
- the LOC127430124 gene encoding lysophosphatidic acid receptor 6-like yields the protein MYNTTSLMDSSAQKWGTSLSNGDNNSSLQLSNITHCPKNDIFKYPLYSIVFSIVFMVGLITNVAAMYIFTCSLKLRNETTTYMMNLVVSDLLFVLTLPLRVFYFIQQNWPFGSLLCQLSVSLFYTNMYGSILFLTCISVDRFLAIVYPFRSRGLRTKRNAKIVCAAVWVLVLSGSLPTGFMLNSTNVQNNTISCFENFSSKQWKSHLSKVVIFIETVGFLIPLLLNVFCSAIVLQTLRRPQTVGRGGKLNKTKILRMIIVHLSIFCFCFIPYNVNLVFYSLVRTKTLKGCTVESVVRTIYPIALCIAVSNCCFDPIVYYFTSETIQNSIKRKSQMNRSFDAKFSEALQSETSSTLQFSLRSIKNKMFHNESNV from the coding sequence ATGTACAACACTACATCTCTGATGGACAGCTCAGCCCAGAAATGGGGCACCAGCCTCAGCAACGGGGACAATAATTCTTCTCTGCAACTGAGCAACATCACGCATTGCCCAAAGAATGACATCTTCAAGTATCCACTCTACAGTATAGTGTTCAGCATTGTCTTCATGGTAGGTCTTATCACCAATGTTGCAGCCATGTACATTTTTACTTGTTCGCTGAAACTGCGGAATGAGACCACAACGTATATGATGAACCTGGTGGTATCGGACTTGTTGTTTGTACTCACACTCCCCTTAAGGGTTTTTTACTTCATACAGCAGAACTGGCCATTTGGTAGCCTGCTCTGCCagctctctgtctcactcttttACACCAACATGTATGGGAGCATCCTGTTCCTCACGTGCATCAGCGTGGACCGCTTCCTCGCCATCGTATACCCCTTCCGTTCGAGGGGGCTTCGAACCAAACGGAATGCCAAGATTGTATGTGCTGCTGTTTGGGTTTTGGTGCTCTCCGGGAGTCTTCCAACAGGCTTCATGCTTAACAGCACTAACGTTCAGAACAACACCATATCTTGCTTTGAGAACTTCTCCTCGAAACAGTGGAAGAGCCATCTGTCCAAGGTGGTGATCTTTATCGAGACAGTGGGGTTCCTGATACCTCTGCTCCTAAATGTGTTTTGCTCCGCTATTGTGCTCCAAACTTTGCGGAGGCCACAGACTGTCGGTCGGGGAGGGAAGCTGAATAAGACAAAGATCTTGCGGATGATCATCGTCCACCTCTCCATCTTCTGCTTTTGTTTCATCCCCTACAACGTCAACCTGGTCTTCTACTCGCTGGTGCGGACAAAGACCTTGAAGGGGTGCACAGTGGAGTCTGTGGTCCGGACAATCTATCCCATTGCACTGTGCATTGCTGTGTCCAACTGCTGTTTTGACCCCATTGTCTACTACTTTACCTCAGAAACCATACAAAACTCCATCAAGAGGAAGTCCCAGATGAACCGTTCCTTTGATGCTAAGTTCTCTGAGGCCTTGCAGTCAGAGACGAGCTCCACCCTTCAGTTCAGCCTGAGGTCCATTAAGAACAAGATGTTCCACAATGAGTCCAATGTATGA